The following proteins are encoded in a genomic region of Alnus glutinosa chromosome 8, dhAlnGlut1.1, whole genome shotgun sequence:
- the LOC133875207 gene encoding cytochrome P450 CYP72A219-like isoform X1 has translation MGVSLPAIFILLVTILTFGWRILNWLWVTPKYLERRLREQGLAGNSYRLLSGDLKDSSLMSKQAISKPITFSDDISPRVVPFFHHTVKTYGKNCFMWVGPKPRVFIMDPEQIKDILTKTGLFPKPRINPLSRLLALGVVAYEGEKWAKHRKIINPAFRIEKLKDMLHAFYQSSNDMISQWERLIGEEGSCELDVWPYLENLSGDVISRSAFGSSYTEGKKIFQLQKEQAELVVKAVQSVYIPGWRFLPTKLNKRMNEIAREVQTLLKEIIDKRERERKAGNAANDDLLGILLESNSRELQESGNEKNAAMSITDVIEECKLFYFAGQETTSVLLVWTMILLSKYPNWQERAREEVLQVFGKNKPDFDGLNHLKVVTMILHEVLRCYPALTWMNRSVDKETKLGNLTIPAGVLIALPTILVQRDCELWGDNAKEFDPERFSEGVSKATRGQLSFFPFGGGPRICIGQNFAMMEAKMALTLILQHFSFELSPSYTHAPFTIITLQPQFGAHIILHKL, from the exons ATGGGCGTTTCACTACCTGCGATCTTCATTCTTCTGGTTACGATCCTTACGTTTGGGTGGAGGATTCTGAATTGGTTGTGGGTGACGCCCAAATACCTGGAGAGGCGGCTGAGAGAACAAGGGCTTGCCGGCAATTCCTATCGCCTTCTCTCCGGAGACTTGAAGGACAGCTCCCTCATGTCCAAGCAAGCAATTTCTAAACCCATCACTTTCTCTGATGATATTTCGCCTCGTGTCGTCCCCTTCTTCCATCACACTGTCAAAACTTACG GTAAGAATTGTTTTATGTGGGTCGGGCCAAAACCAAGAGTGTTTATTATGGACCCGGaacaaataaaagatattttaacAAAGACAGGTCTCTTTCCGAAGCCGCGTATAAATCCACTTTCTAGGTTGCTAGCATTGGGAGTCGTGGCCTACGAGGGTGAGAAATGGGCCAAACACAGAAAGATTATCAACCCTGCATTCCGTATCGAAAAGTTGAAG GATATGTTACATGCATTTTATCAGAGTAGCAATGATATGATTAGCCAATGGGAGAGGTTGATTGGTGAAGAGGGGTCCTGTGAGTTAGATGTATGGCCTTATCTTGAAAACTTGTCAGGTGATGTGATTTCTCGATCAGCATTTGGAAGTAGCTAcacagaaggaaaaaaaatattccaactCCAAAAAGAACAAGCTGAACTCGTTGTGAAAGCTGTACAATCTGTTTACATTCCAGGATGGAg GTTTCTACCAACTAAACTGAACAAGAGGATGAATGAAATTGCCAGAGAAGTACAAACTTTGCTGAAGGAAATCATTGACAAACGAGAGAGGGAAAGGAAGGCAGGCAATGCTGCCAATGATGATTTATTGGGTATACTTTTGGAATCCAATTCTAGAGAACTTCAAGAATCTGGAAATGAAAAGAATGCTGCAATGAGTATTACGGATGTAATTGAGGAATGTAAGCTATTTTACTTTGCTGGGCAAGAGACCACCTCAGTTTTACTTGTTTGGACAATGATTCTGCTGAGCAAGTATCCAAATTGGCAAGAGCGTGCAAGAGAAGAGGTTTTGCAAGTCTTTGGCAAGAACAAACCAGACTTCGATGGGTTAAATCACCTTAAAGTT GTAACCATGATACTGCATGAGGTTCTGAGGTGCTACCCGGCATTAACTTGGATGAATCGATCAGTTGACAAGGAAACAAAGCTAGGAAATTTGACAATACCAGCAGGAGTGCTGATTGCTTTACCCACAATCCTTGTCCAACGTGATTGTGAACTTTGGGGAGACAATGCAAAGGAGTTCGACCCAGAGAGGTTTTCAGAAGGTGTTTCAAAGGCAACAAGGGGCCAACTATCATTTTTCCCATTCGGAGGGGGTCCTCGAATATGCATTGGACAAAACTTTGCTATGATGGAAGCGAAAATGGCTCTGACATTGATATTGCAGCACTTCTCATTTGAACTTTCTCCATCCTATACTCATGCTCCTTTCACAATTATAACTCTTCAACCTCAATTTGGTGCTCACATTATACTGCACAAACTCTAA
- the LOC133875207 gene encoding cytochrome P450 CYP72A219-like isoform X2 yields MWVGPKPRVFIMDPEQIKDILTKTGLFPKPRINPLSRLLALGVVAYEGEKWAKHRKIINPAFRIEKLKDMLHAFYQSSNDMISQWERLIGEEGSCELDVWPYLENLSGDVISRSAFGSSYTEGKKIFQLQKEQAELVVKAVQSVYIPGWRFLPTKLNKRMNEIAREVQTLLKEIIDKRERERKAGNAANDDLLGILLESNSRELQESGNEKNAAMSITDVIEECKLFYFAGQETTSVLLVWTMILLSKYPNWQERAREEVLQVFGKNKPDFDGLNHLKVVTMILHEVLRCYPALTWMNRSVDKETKLGNLTIPAGVLIALPTILVQRDCELWGDNAKEFDPERFSEGVSKATRGQLSFFPFGGGPRICIGQNFAMMEAKMALTLILQHFSFELSPSYTHAPFTIITLQPQFGAHIILHKL; encoded by the exons ATGTGGGTCGGGCCAAAACCAAGAGTGTTTATTATGGACCCGGaacaaataaaagatattttaacAAAGACAGGTCTCTTTCCGAAGCCGCGTATAAATCCACTTTCTAGGTTGCTAGCATTGGGAGTCGTGGCCTACGAGGGTGAGAAATGGGCCAAACACAGAAAGATTATCAACCCTGCATTCCGTATCGAAAAGTTGAAG GATATGTTACATGCATTTTATCAGAGTAGCAATGATATGATTAGCCAATGGGAGAGGTTGATTGGTGAAGAGGGGTCCTGTGAGTTAGATGTATGGCCTTATCTTGAAAACTTGTCAGGTGATGTGATTTCTCGATCAGCATTTGGAAGTAGCTAcacagaaggaaaaaaaatattccaactCCAAAAAGAACAAGCTGAACTCGTTGTGAAAGCTGTACAATCTGTTTACATTCCAGGATGGAg GTTTCTACCAACTAAACTGAACAAGAGGATGAATGAAATTGCCAGAGAAGTACAAACTTTGCTGAAGGAAATCATTGACAAACGAGAGAGGGAAAGGAAGGCAGGCAATGCTGCCAATGATGATTTATTGGGTATACTTTTGGAATCCAATTCTAGAGAACTTCAAGAATCTGGAAATGAAAAGAATGCTGCAATGAGTATTACGGATGTAATTGAGGAATGTAAGCTATTTTACTTTGCTGGGCAAGAGACCACCTCAGTTTTACTTGTTTGGACAATGATTCTGCTGAGCAAGTATCCAAATTGGCAAGAGCGTGCAAGAGAAGAGGTTTTGCAAGTCTTTGGCAAGAACAAACCAGACTTCGATGGGTTAAATCACCTTAAAGTT GTAACCATGATACTGCATGAGGTTCTGAGGTGCTACCCGGCATTAACTTGGATGAATCGATCAGTTGACAAGGAAACAAAGCTAGGAAATTTGACAATACCAGCAGGAGTGCTGATTGCTTTACCCACAATCCTTGTCCAACGTGATTGTGAACTTTGGGGAGACAATGCAAAGGAGTTCGACCCAGAGAGGTTTTCAGAAGGTGTTTCAAAGGCAACAAGGGGCCAACTATCATTTTTCCCATTCGGAGGGGGTCCTCGAATATGCATTGGACAAAACTTTGCTATGATGGAAGCGAAAATGGCTCTGACATTGATATTGCAGCACTTCTCATTTGAACTTTCTCCATCCTATACTCATGCTCCTTTCACAATTATAACTCTTCAACCTCAATTTGGTGCTCACATTATACTGCACAAACTCTAA